The proteins below come from a single Roseiflexus sp. RS-1 genomic window:
- a CDS encoding helicase-related protein: MTNPGSIVRFRQRLWALLPSASPDHVTLRPLTGSDDETLTLYRRLIDLIGYTLPSERITPAAFPPPDADHVADAASAHLLWQAARLSLREGATPFRSLGRISIRPRTYQFVPLLMALRLDPVRLFIADDVGVGKTIEALLVARELLDRGEIGRFCVLCPPALCEQWSKELAEKFNLDAVIVRSGTVSQLERQVPPGATIYESFPVQVISIDFVKTERNRHQFLQFCPDLVIVDEAHGAAAAQGRGQQERHALVQDVARKPRRHLILLTATPHSGIEEAFRSLLGLVRPEFADWRLDALSDAQRSELARHFVQRTRRDIEQGWEAITCFPQREPQDETYELSDGYRRLFERTYQFCFEIVQTGEHLDARRRRVRSWGALSLLRCVMSSPAAAVATLASRGALVFDSDEEADFRPFVFEVTEERATDESPTPPLEATVETLPDADRRRLRDLARLARDLYGSEHDAKLRRAVELTRHLIDEGFHPILWCRYVATAEYVADQVQRDLPDGVQVACVTGRMGDEERQARIAELDADRPRVLVATDCLSEGVNLQSLFTAVVHYDLPWNPNRLEQREGRVDRYGQPAPRVRVIRFFGRDNPVDGAVLDVLLNKARTIHRTLGTYVPVPEESESVTQAVLEALFLRGRRTPGAQLTLDLGIPAVEELHRRWDRDVDRERVNRTRFAQRALKPEEVQRELEATDAVLGDPSAVRDFVLETAQRLNLPITPDPRRADVFRVSLAPDVLRALPDAIRMELPDSSSSAARRANPFWSISFISPTPEGAEYVGRNHRFVMALAQFLFEEALERSETAIARRCGAIRTHAVQETTTILLLRVRYMLEYPNAQPVLSEEVLALGYRDHGSEMHWLDHGEALSLLASARPAANMPLEEKQTILRQALARIGEWRPVQGGRWGDDHPIQSGIRQWIDRRAADLTEAHKRIRQAVALRVRGLEMTPQFPPDLLGVVVLERANTRL; the protein is encoded by the coding sequence ATGACCAACCCCGGCTCAATTGTACGGTTCCGTCAGCGGTTGTGGGCGCTGCTCCCCTCGGCATCCCCCGATCACGTGACGCTGCGCCCGCTCACCGGCAGTGATGATGAGACCCTGACTCTCTACCGTCGCCTGATCGACCTGATCGGCTATACGTTGCCTTCGGAACGTATCACGCCAGCTGCGTTTCCTCCGCCGGACGCCGACCACGTTGCTGACGCTGCCAGCGCGCATCTGCTCTGGCAGGCGGCCCGCCTGTCGCTGCGTGAAGGCGCCACGCCGTTTCGTTCGCTTGGACGCATCTCGATCCGTCCGCGCACCTATCAGTTTGTGCCGCTCCTGATGGCGCTGCGCCTCGATCCGGTGCGATTGTTTATCGCCGATGACGTCGGTGTGGGGAAGACCATCGAGGCGCTGCTGGTTGCCCGTGAACTGCTCGACCGCGGTGAGATCGGTCGGTTCTGCGTCCTCTGTCCGCCCGCGCTGTGTGAGCAGTGGTCAAAAGAACTGGCGGAGAAGTTCAACCTGGACGCGGTGATCGTCCGCTCTGGCACGGTCAGCCAGCTGGAGCGCCAGGTTCCTCCCGGCGCAACGATCTATGAGTCGTTCCCGGTGCAGGTGATCAGCATCGATTTTGTCAAAACCGAGCGGAATCGCCACCAGTTTCTTCAGTTTTGCCCCGATCTGGTGATCGTTGACGAGGCGCACGGCGCAGCGGCGGCGCAGGGGCGCGGTCAGCAGGAGCGCCATGCCCTGGTGCAGGATGTCGCCAGGAAGCCGCGGCGCCACCTCATCCTGCTGACCGCCACGCCGCACTCCGGTATCGAGGAGGCATTCCGATCACTCCTGGGGCTGGTGCGTCCTGAGTTCGCCGACTGGCGCCTCGATGCGTTGAGTGATGCGCAACGCAGCGAACTGGCGCGCCACTTCGTGCAGCGCACCCGCCGCGACATCGAGCAGGGGTGGGAAGCGATCACCTGTTTCCCGCAGCGCGAACCGCAGGACGAGACCTACGAATTGTCCGATGGCTACCGTCGTCTCTTTGAGCGCACCTATCAGTTTTGTTTCGAGATCGTGCAGACCGGTGAACACCTCGACGCGCGCCGCCGTCGGGTGCGATCCTGGGGCGCGCTCTCGCTCCTGCGCTGCGTGATGTCGAGTCCGGCAGCAGCGGTTGCGACCCTCGCCAGCCGTGGCGCGCTGGTGTTTGATAGCGATGAAGAGGCGGATTTCCGTCCATTTGTGTTTGAAGTGACCGAAGAACGCGCAACGGACGAGTCGCCGACACCGCCGCTGGAAGCGACGGTCGAAACATTACCGGACGCCGACCGGCGGCGGTTGCGCGACCTGGCGCGGCTGGCGCGCGACCTCTACGGATCGGAGCACGACGCCAAACTGCGCCGCGCTGTCGAGTTAACGCGCCACCTGATCGATGAAGGCTTCCACCCGATCCTCTGGTGTCGCTACGTCGCCACCGCAGAGTATGTCGCCGATCAGGTGCAGCGCGATCTGCCCGATGGTGTCCAGGTTGCGTGTGTGACCGGGCGGATGGGGGACGAAGAGCGGCAGGCGCGAATTGCGGAACTGGACGCCGACCGTCCGCGGGTGCTGGTGGCAACCGATTGTCTCTCCGAAGGGGTCAACCTCCAGTCGCTGTTCACCGCCGTGGTGCATTACGATCTGCCCTGGAACCCGAATCGCCTGGAGCAGCGCGAAGGGCGCGTGGATCGCTACGGGCAACCGGCGCCGCGTGTCAGGGTCATCCGTTTTTTCGGGCGCGACAATCCGGTGGATGGCGCGGTGCTCGATGTGCTGCTCAACAAAGCGCGCACGATCCATCGCACCCTCGGCACGTATGTGCCGGTGCCGGAAGAGAGCGAGAGCGTCACCCAGGCGGTGCTCGAAGCGCTGTTCCTCCGGGGTCGGCGCACGCCAGGCGCACAACTCACCCTCGACCTGGGCATACCGGCGGTTGAAGAGTTGCACCGACGCTGGGATCGCGATGTGGATCGCGAGCGGGTCAATCGCACCCGGTTCGCTCAGCGCGCGCTGAAACCCGAAGAAGTGCAGCGTGAACTCGAAGCGACCGACGCAGTGCTCGGCGATCCGTCCGCCGTGCGCGATTTTGTGCTGGAAACCGCCCAACGCCTCAACCTGCCGATCACGCCAGACCCGAGGCGCGCGGATGTTTTCCGCGTCAGCCTGGCGCCGGATGTGCTGCGTGCTCTGCCCGATGCTATTCGCATGGAACTGCCCGACTCTTCGTCGTCCGCCGCGCGCCGCGCCAACCCCTTCTGGTCGATCAGTTTCATTTCGCCGACGCCGGAGGGTGCGGAGTATGTCGGGCGCAACCACCGCTTCGTCATGGCGCTGGCGCAGTTCCTCTTCGAAGAGGCGCTGGAACGATCCGAGACGGCGATTGCCCGGCGCTGCGGCGCGATCCGCACGCACGCGGTGCAGGAAACGACGACCATCCTGCTGCTGCGGGTGCGCTACATGCTCGAATATCCCAACGCTCAACCCGTGCTGTCCGAAGAAGTGCTGGCGCTCGGCTACCGCGACCATGGCAGCGAGATGCACTGGCTCGACCATGGCGAAGCGCTGAGTCTCCTGGCGTCCGCCCGACCCGCCGCCAACATGCCGCTGGAAGAAAAGCAGACCATCCTGCGTCAGGCGCTCGCGCGCATTGGTGAATGGCGCCCGGTGCAGGGAGGAAGATGGGGCGACGACCATCCGATCCAGTCCGGCATCCGGCAGTGGATCGACCGTCGCGCCGCCGACCTGACCGAAGCGCACAAACGCATCCGCCAGGCAGTGGCGCTGCGGGTGCGCGGGCTTGAGATGACGCCGCAGTTCCCGCCCGATCTGCTGGGAGTGGTCGTACTGGAACGCGCCAACACACGCCTATGA
- the tnpA gene encoding IS200/IS605 family transposase, which translates to MRRNKLALFLHLVWATWDRLPLITPDIERRLYRNIESEARKQGCTVLALNGTEDHVHLLVIFPTTITIADLLKHVKGVSSRFVNETLRPSAQFKWQGSYGAFTVSRWDVARIKEYIKRQKEHHRSGELVPEFEETFEEIKSDE; encoded by the coding sequence ATGCGACGCAACAAACTTGCTCTCTTCCTTCACCTGGTCTGGGCGACGTGGGATCGCCTCCCGCTCATCACGCCGGACATCGAGCGACGTCTGTACCGCAACATCGAGAGCGAGGCTCGGAAACAGGGTTGCACCGTTCTCGCGCTCAACGGTACGGAGGACCATGTACACTTGTTGGTGATCTTCCCAACCACCATCACCATCGCCGATTTGCTCAAACACGTCAAAGGCGTGTCATCACGTTTTGTCAATGAGACGTTGCGGCCGTCGGCGCAATTCAAGTGGCAAGGCAGTTACGGCGCGTTCACTGTCAGCCGCTGGGACGTTGCCAGGATCAAGGAGTACATCAAACGCCAGAAAGAGCATCATCGGAGCGGTGAACTTGTGCCAGAGTTTGAAGAAACCTTCGAGGAAATAAAGAGTGATGAATAG